Sequence from the Hydrotalea sp. genome:
GGATAAGCCGGTCGAGCACCGTGTTACTCGGCGTCAAAATACCAACCACCTTGTATGGGCTGACGGTGTGGGCATCGTCATTCGCACCGGTCGGCACGATGCCGTGACTGCCGGTGAAGCTATCGCCAATTTTTAATTTTAACTTGCGTGCCACGTCGGCCCCGATGACAACCTCCAACGGGTTTTGATACATCACGCCGCTGGCCAATTTTCCATTGTAAAGATTGATGTAATCGGGCGTGGTGCCAACGATTCGCACCGCCTGGTAATTATCGCCAAAGGCCAGGGGGATTGCCATTTTAATCAAGGCAGAACTTTGCGGGTTGGTGGTCAGTTGGTTGACTTCCTTCAGGTCGATATTGCCGGTTGGAATATCCAATTGAAAAATTGACGACATGATAATTTGCAACGGGCTACCCTTTGCCCCGACCACCAAATTAACCCCGGCCAGGTTGCTGGTAAATTGTTTTTCCAATTGCGATTGAGTCAGCAACAGGCCGACGATTAAACCAACGCCGGTGGCGAAGGTCAACAGCTGTAAACCATAATAAAATGGCCGATAAAAAATATAGGATAGGATGATTTTAAAACTATTAAGCATGTTGCGTTTTTTTCGTTGTTTACAGCGTGATGGTTTTATCAAAATATTTTTTGATACGTGGGTCGTGGGTCGCGATAAGCAAGCTGGCCTTGGCCTCCTGCGCGACGCGCAGTAACAGATCCATCGCGCCGTGGCAATTGTTGTCGTCCAATGCCGATGTGGGCTCATCACCAAAAATAATTTTGGGCATTGTGATGGCGGCGCGGGCGATGGCGACGCGTTGTTGTTGGCCTAGGCTTAGTTTGTCGGGTTTGGTATCGGCCAGGTTATCGATGCCAACCGCACGCAGTAAATGCTTGGCGTGGGTTTGGTCTTGTTTTAAACCGGCGGCATAACTGGCCGCCAACAGGTTATCCAGCACGGTGAGCGAGCGAATCAAATAAAGCGATTGATAAATAATCCCCATGGTTTTGCCGCGAAATTGGTCGGCCTGGCGCGGCGTCATGGTTAGCAGGTCATTGCCATCGACCATTGCCGTGGCATTATCGTTTTTGGTTTTGATAAATGGTAATAGCCCCGCCAGGGTGTAAAGCAACGTGCTTTTGCCCGAGCCCGACGCCCCGAGGATGAGACCATGTTCGCCCGCACCCAATGAAAAATTTTTAATCAGCGCGACCGGTTTTTTGTCGTAACCGACCGATAGGTTTTTAATTGTGAGCATGGCGGTTAATATTGCACAACCTTGGCATTTTTTAATTGAAAAAACATGCCCTGCGATTGCTCGGGCGACATGTTAAATTGCCCTTCAATTTTTATTATTTTTTCGCTCCAGGCGATTGGTTTATCGATAGTGACCTCGATAAATTCGGTGGGCTCGCCCGGCGGGTGATAGGCGCAAACCGGTGTCCATTTGGTCAGCAGGAAATGGGTGAATTTTTCGGTGGTTTCCAGCGGCAGGATAAAGCCGCTGATGATGAGGTTTTGCCCTTGGTATTTTTTTATATCGTTGGGGAATTTTGCGCGATAGGTTTGCGCCTTTTCATCGACCGACACGGTGGCCTTTGCCATCAACGACCAAAATTGGTCTTGGCTGTAGGGCAGGGTTTGTTGCGCCTTTTTCTCATCAGACGGCTGTAACGAAACCGACCCATTGCTTGAGCTAGCGGCGCGGGCATGGTGCACCGGGGCAAGCAACGAAACGGACAGGAGCAATAAAGCCGCCAGGCTCAGCCTTAGATTCGCCCGATTAAATATTTTTTTCATCGCTCATTACCCCCAACCATTA
This genomic interval carries:
- a CDS encoding DUF3299 domain-containing protein encodes the protein MKKIFNRANLRLSLAALLLLSVSLLAPVHHARAASSSNGSVSLQPSDEKKAQQTLPYSQDQFWSLMAKATVSVDEKAQTYRAKFPNDIKKYQGQNLIISGFILPLETTEKFTHFLLTKWTPVCAYHPPGEPTEFIEVTIDKPIAWSEKIIKIEGQFNMSPEQSQGMFFQLKNAKVVQY
- a CDS encoding ATP-binding cassette domain-containing protein translates to MLTIKNLSVGYDKKPVALIKNFSLGAGEHGLILGASGSGKSTLLYTLAGLLPFIKTKNDNATAMVDGNDLLTMTPRQADQFRGKTMGIIYQSLYLIRSLTVLDNLLAASYAAGLKQDQTHAKHLLRAVGIDNLADTKPDKLSLGQQQRVAIARAAITMPKIIFGDEPTSALDDNNCHGAMDLLLRVAQEAKASLLIATHDPRIKKYFDKTITL